Proteins co-encoded in one Microscilla marina ATCC 23134 genomic window:
- a CDS encoding DUF1501 domain-containing protein, with the protein MRRRRFIKTMAGASAFIGSMPAHGLGLSNYLTTLAAQGTKEDRILVVVFLSGGNDGLNTIVPMDQYAQYYNYRSNLALPEKKLWGLTSRTGLHPVMRDTKEMYDEGRVTIIQNVGYPDMSLSHFKGRDLWLTAGDPSNPTGSGWMGRYLNDAFPDYPLAYPTDQMPDPLAIEIGAQSSIGFSRNEGITTSIAFRTPDSFFDLVNKGTRSTLASNLDINTNYGKSLTYLKQMNEKAHQYAARVKEVYDKGNNTIDYRLQFPGNAPIGVNKNNGLARQLQIIARLIAGGSKTRVFMVQLGGFDTHSQQVEIGATDTGRHAVLLSHLSTAMRDFFTDLRNLKQDDRVLGMTVSEFGRRVRSNGSYGSDHGTAAPMFIFGNGAEGGVIGDNANLNNLNRGGNLSVQYDYRQVYTSVLKDWFSVNDAQLEDHLLKKYDPITGTNGQEQPIINQAFKGSATENLPKFYLYQNTPNPVINFTTIRFYLVDDIAMRLSVIDRKGSLIQILVDNKNHPKGNFRVQFDASRLVPGVYFYRIEAGGKVETKKMLVVK; encoded by the coding sequence ATGAGACGAAGACGCTTTATAAAAACAATGGCGGGAGCTTCTGCCTTTATAGGTAGTATGCCTGCCCACGGTCTGGGTCTGTCAAATTACCTTACCACATTAGCTGCCCAGGGTACCAAAGAAGATCGAATACTTGTAGTGGTCTTCTTGTCGGGAGGCAACGATGGACTCAATACCATTGTGCCCATGGACCAATATGCCCAATACTATAACTATAGAAGTAACCTTGCCTTGCCCGAAAAAAAACTGTGGGGGCTTACCAGTCGCACTGGGTTGCACCCTGTCATGCGCGATACCAAAGAAATGTATGACGAAGGGCGAGTGACGATTATTCAGAATGTAGGCTATCCCGATATGTCGTTATCACATTTCAAAGGGCGTGACTTGTGGCTTACTGCCGGAGATCCTTCCAACCCTACTGGATCGGGCTGGATGGGGCGTTACCTGAATGATGCGTTTCCAGACTATCCTTTGGCTTATCCCACCGATCAAATGCCTGATCCACTGGCCATTGAAATAGGCGCTCAGTCTTCTATTGGTTTTAGCCGCAACGAAGGCATTACTACCAGCATTGCTTTTCGTACGCCTGACTCATTTTTTGACCTGGTAAACAAAGGCACTCGTTCTACTTTGGCTTCCAACCTTGACATCAACACCAATTACGGTAAAAGTTTGACTTACCTGAAGCAAATGAACGAAAAGGCGCATCAATATGCTGCCAGGGTGAAAGAAGTGTATGACAAAGGTAATAATACAATAGACTATCGTTTGCAGTTTCCGGGTAATGCTCCCATCGGCGTAAACAAAAACAATGGATTGGCTCGGCAACTCCAAATTATTGCCCGATTGATTGCAGGAGGTTCTAAAACCCGCGTATTTATGGTACAATTGGGTGGGTTCGACACACATAGCCAACAGGTAGAAATAGGGGCTACTGATACAGGAAGACACGCCGTATTGCTTTCTCATCTCTCTACGGCGATGCGCGACTTTTTCACCGACTTAAGAAATTTAAAACAAGATGATCGTGTACTGGGCATGACGGTGTCAGAGTTTGGGCGGAGGGTTCGTTCCAATGGTAGTTATGGTTCTGATCATGGCACAGCTGCTCCTATGTTTATTTTTGGCAATGGTGCCGAAGGGGGAGTGATTGGGGACAATGCCAACCTGAATAATCTGAATAGGGGGGGGAACTTAAGTGTACAATATGACTATCGCCAGGTGTATACTTCGGTATTGAAAGATTGGTTTTCGGTGAATGATGCGCAGTTGGAAGACCACTTGCTTAAAAAGTATGACCCGATTACTGGCACCAATGGACAAGAACAGCCCATTATCAACCAAGCTTTTAAAGGAAGTGCCACCGAAAACCTGCCTAAATTTTACTTGTACCAAAATACACCCAACCCGGTCATTAATTTTACCACCATTAGGTTTTACTTGGTAGATGATATTGCGATGAGGTTATCTGTTATAGATCGTAAAGGATCGTTGATTCAGATATTGGTAGACAATAAAAATCATCCGAAAGGTAATTTTAGGGTACAGTTTGATGCTTCGCGACTAGTGCCAGGCGTATACTTTTATCGCATAGAAGCAGGAGGAAAAGTGGAGACCAAAAAAATGTTGGTGGTAAAGTAG
- a CDS encoding Lrp/AsnC ligand binding domain-containing protein has translation MAKNLEIDNVDRQILALLTQDATMAFTEIAKKVFVSDATVHVRMRKMREMGIIKGSQLMIDYAKLGWDITAFLGIYLDKSSLYEDAAKQLQKIPEVVEMHYTTGIYSVFVKIRCRDTKHLREVLHDKIQKVTGIQRTETFISLEESMQEVQQLIIP, from the coding sequence ATGGCTAAAAATTTAGAAATCGATAATGTAGATCGGCAGATATTGGCCTTGCTTACGCAGGATGCTACCATGGCATTTACCGAAATAGCCAAAAAGGTGTTTGTGTCAGATGCTACAGTGCATGTGCGCATGCGCAAAATGCGGGAGATGGGAATTATCAAGGGGTCACAATTGATGATTGACTATGCCAAGCTAGGTTGGGACATTACTGCCTTTCTGGGGATTTATCTGGACAAGAGTTCCTTGTATGAAGATGCAGCCAAACAGTTGCAAAAAATCCCCGAAGTAGTAGAGATGCACTACACCACGGGGATCTATAGCGTTTTTGTAAAAATACGTTGTCGAGACACCAAGCATTTACGCGAGGTGCTACACGATAAAATACAGAAAGTCACTGGCATTCAACGTACCGAAACCTTTATATCGCTTGAAGAGTCTATGCAAGAGGTACAGCAGTTGATCATTCCTTGA
- a CDS encoding PD-(D/E)XK nuclease family protein, with protein sequence MQAFLHQCITQLIDHHGTEGLKGLCVVMPTRRSCHVLRHFMVAQKVDAEDFPTILTIDDFVTETTQTDTSSAIVLLLELYDVFRKIDPEIKLEKFTSWGYVLLKDFEQIDRNLVDAKKLFSNLSDIKNIERWNLGEQQITTKISRYFKLWENLQETYTQFQERLTSNGQAYMGMLYRKLANEIDELLIQPDKYNQFVFIGFNALTKSEESIFKQLVKKGKAEVFWDTDDYYMREGIENKAGMFLKQYKKDWAGDAWNFQGNHLQETKKEVQVISVANASLQGRATNQLLENWAINPLKANTNGQGTGGSDTAIVLSDENILVPLIHSLSKEYAGMNITMGLALRNSALFNLVDALFEQNQTKIRVVLEQEEEKEEEEKDQTATDDKKPEKVSKFSYRSIIKLLNHPFIRQFERKVEAEITTEGETRPGFIQEVVRFINKNNQIFLSQAALLDFTETPLFKEDKTDDELARIHQQAPAFRQLFEILFSSWKNALDAIACFEQLMELLNFETNQFEIKYAEQFREILNDLKFFIRTRRGFISIHTFKIFLYQAFREAKVAFDSEKSTSLQVLSLVETRNIDFDNVILLSVNETILPKGKKSNSFIPFDISQSYGLPTYVDQEAMLSYHFYRLLQRAKKVAILHVSPSDTYGGYEKSRLLLQLQHDLSQYNPEIKVKNQVGRFRKSDEYEEQGLVIQKNTQVMDKLMQKFKEGLSPWHINAFISCSLKYYFNQIAEIGNSIVVEESLGADKFGSIVHEILEDIYRELSAKHKEIEAPHIEAELPEVQNRVNEKFLQEEYANYLQTGENFITKKLATNFVTNFLKNQAKEAKENGAPFEILSLENKNRWTDPQEAFSPVLSAQFEAEVNGQVTEVKIKGITDRIDKIGEKVRIIDYKTGLVEKKDVKLSNDDLERLVSDTKADKVRQLWLYKYILSKLIIEKGEYYIGEHKLTEKEPISAGIYSLRNLKEGLLELKSSVKDQELFSETLHEYVHKSEIYLQEIIHNMADETQPIERTPDINTCVYCAYKGICGR encoded by the coding sequence ATGCAGGCTTTTCTACATCAATGCATTACTCAGCTGATTGACCACCACGGTACCGAGGGGCTAAAAGGGCTTTGTGTGGTAATGCCTACCCGTAGAAGTTGCCATGTATTGCGTCACTTTATGGTTGCTCAAAAAGTCGACGCAGAAGATTTTCCTACCATTCTAACCATAGACGATTTTGTAACTGAAACTACCCAAACCGATACATCGAGTGCCATTGTGCTGTTGCTGGAGTTGTACGATGTTTTCCGTAAAATTGACCCTGAAATTAAGCTGGAAAAATTTACTAGTTGGGGGTATGTACTGCTGAAAGACTTTGAACAAATTGACCGTAATCTGGTAGATGCAAAAAAATTGTTTAGCAACCTGAGCGACATTAAAAACATTGAGCGCTGGAACCTGGGCGAACAACAGATAACTACCAAAATATCGCGTTATTTTAAACTATGGGAAAACCTGCAAGAGACTTATACGCAGTTTCAGGAAAGACTCACTTCTAATGGACAGGCATACATGGGCATGCTTTACCGCAAGCTGGCCAATGAGATAGACGAGTTGCTTATACAACCTGACAAGTACAATCAATTTGTGTTTATAGGGTTCAATGCTTTGACTAAGTCTGAAGAAAGTATTTTTAAACAATTGGTAAAAAAAGGCAAAGCAGAGGTATTCTGGGATACCGATGATTATTACATGCGCGAAGGCATTGAGAATAAGGCGGGAATGTTTCTCAAGCAATATAAAAAAGACTGGGCGGGCGATGCCTGGAACTTTCAGGGAAACCACTTGCAGGAAACTAAAAAAGAGGTACAAGTAATAAGTGTGGCCAATGCCAGTTTGCAAGGCAGGGCTACCAATCAGCTGTTAGAAAACTGGGCAATTAACCCGCTCAAAGCCAATACAAACGGACAAGGAACAGGCGGAAGTGATACCGCCATTGTGCTGTCGGACGAAAATATATTGGTCCCATTGATTCATTCATTGAGTAAAGAATATGCTGGAATGAATATTACAATGGGGCTTGCTTTGCGCAATTCGGCTTTGTTTAACCTGGTAGACGCATTGTTTGAGCAAAACCAAACCAAAATAAGGGTGGTGCTTGAGCAGGAAGAAGAAAAAGAAGAGGAAGAAAAAGACCAAACCGCAACTGATGACAAGAAACCCGAAAAGGTCTCTAAGTTTAGCTACCGAAGCATTATTAAGTTGTTAAATCACCCTTTTATCCGGCAGTTTGAGCGCAAGGTTGAAGCAGAAATTACTACAGAAGGTGAAACCCGCCCTGGTTTTATTCAGGAGGTGGTGCGTTTTATTAATAAAAATAACCAGATTTTTTTATCACAGGCAGCACTGCTCGACTTTACAGAAACGCCTTTGTTTAAAGAAGATAAAACCGACGATGAGCTTGCCCGCATTCACCAACAAGCCCCTGCCTTTCGTCAGCTATTTGAGATTTTGTTTAGCAGTTGGAAAAACGCCCTTGATGCCATTGCTTGTTTTGAGCAATTGATGGAACTTCTCAACTTTGAAACCAACCAGTTTGAAATTAAGTATGCCGAACAGTTTCGAGAGATTTTAAATGACTTAAAGTTTTTTATTCGTACCCGTCGTGGCTTTATCAGTATTCATACCTTCAAAATTTTTCTTTACCAGGCGTTTCGCGAAGCTAAGGTAGCTTTCGACAGCGAAAAATCTACCAGCTTGCAAGTATTGAGTCTGGTAGAAACCCGTAACATTGATTTTGACAACGTGATTTTGTTATCGGTCAATGAAACGATCTTGCCCAAAGGCAAAAAAAGTAATTCTTTCATCCCCTTTGATATTTCGCAAAGCTATGGACTGCCTACTTATGTAGACCAGGAGGCTATGTTGAGTTATCATTTTTACCGTTTGCTACAGCGTGCCAAAAAAGTAGCCATTTTACACGTGTCACCTTCTGATACCTATGGAGGCTATGAAAAAAGCCGTTTATTGCTTCAGCTTCAACACGACTTGTCGCAGTACAACCCTGAGATAAAAGTAAAAAATCAAGTGGGGCGCTTTCGCAAATCTGACGAATACGAAGAGCAGGGGCTGGTCATTCAGAAAAACACCCAGGTAATGGACAAACTGATGCAAAAGTTCAAAGAAGGTTTATCACCGTGGCATATCAACGCATTCATTAGTTGTTCGCTTAAGTATTATTTTAACCAGATTGCCGAAATAGGTAACTCAATTGTAGTAGAAGAAAGCCTGGGAGCAGATAAGTTTGGAAGCATTGTACACGAAATACTAGAAGATATTTACCGGGAACTGTCGGCAAAACACAAAGAAATAGAAGCCCCGCATATAGAAGCCGAACTGCCCGAAGTACAAAACCGGGTAAATGAAAAGTTTTTGCAAGAAGAGTACGCCAACTACCTGCAAACTGGTGAGAATTTCATCACTAAAAAGCTTGCCACCAACTTTGTGACTAACTTTCTGAAAAATCAGGCAAAAGAAGCTAAAGAAAATGGGGCGCCGTTTGAAATTTTGAGCCTGGAAAACAAAAACCGTTGGACTGACCCTCAAGAAGCTTTTAGCCCGGTACTATCTGCCCAGTTTGAGGCGGAGGTAAATGGGCAAGTGACAGAGGTAAAGATCAAGGGGATTACTGACCGTATAGACAAAATTGGCGAAAAGGTACGTATTATTGACTATAAAACAGGGTTGGTAGAAAAGAAGGATGTAAAGCTAAGCAATGATGACCTGGAGCGCTTGGTATCGGACACCAAAGCCGACAAAGTAAGGCAGCTTTGGTTGTATAAATATATTTTGTCTAAGCTAATTATAGAAAAGGGAGAGTATTACATTGGCGAACACAAGCTTACCGAAAAGGAACCTATCAGTGCAGGTATCTATAGTTTGCGTAACCTCAAAGAAGGACTGCTAGAGCTCAAAAGTAGTGTAAAAGATCAGGAATTGTTTTCTGAAACCCTACACGAATATGTGCACAAGTCAGAAATATATTTGCAAGAGATTATTCATAATATGGCAGACGAAACCCAACCTATAGAACGCACTCCAGATATTAACACTTGCGTGTATTGTGCCTACAAGGGTATTTGTGGCCGATAA
- a CDS encoding WG repeat-containing protein, whose translation MLLFQAAIICQGFSQTYYPYRKHEYRHTKKWGFSDSLKKMVISLQYDQVDPFNDGVARVKIDGKYRFIDKRQRFINDIKYDYATNFDNKRAIVRRGNGWGVIDNTGKPVTALMYDYVAGFRNGLAIVKYNGKYGFINYEGKLVIKPEYDYVHPFGKKYTGVQIRGFWGFINRQGNIVIPTKYKDVSNFSEGLALVKYENLYGFINTEGELVINYQFDAAVSFREGLARIEKRGYSGFVDKQGWLIKPKYMGVVSFREGLARVKNAAFWGFIDKRGDTIIPFKYEKASSFYEGLAGVKNGGKWGFINNKGNMVIPQKYDRADVPRNGLIRVKMQGKWGFINKKGEEVISIKYEFVNGFKYGLAKVKYKNEWIYIDKNGTEYVDY comes from the coding sequence ATGTTACTTTTTCAAGCAGCAATCATTTGTCAGGGCTTTAGTCAAACTTATTATCCTTACCGGAAACACGAATACAGACACACCAAAAAGTGGGGCTTTTCTGATAGTTTAAAAAAAATGGTTATTTCGCTTCAATACGATCAAGTAGACCCATTTAATGACGGAGTAGCCCGGGTAAAAATTGATGGTAAATACCGGTTCATTGATAAGAGGCAACGGTTTATCAATGATATAAAATACGATTATGCCACAAACTTTGACAATAAACGGGCTATAGTGAGGCGCGGTAATGGATGGGGAGTGATAGACAATACAGGCAAGCCCGTGACAGCGTTGATGTATGACTATGTCGCGGGATTTAGAAATGGCTTGGCAATTGTTAAGTACAATGGCAAGTACGGGTTTATTAACTACGAAGGTAAACTCGTCATCAAGCCTGAGTATGACTATGTACACCCTTTTGGCAAAAAGTATACAGGCGTACAAATCAGAGGTTTTTGGGGGTTTATCAATAGGCAAGGTAATATCGTGATTCCGACAAAGTACAAAGATGTAAGCAATTTTAGTGAAGGGTTGGCGTTGGTAAAATATGAAAATCTCTACGGGTTTATCAATACCGAGGGAGAGCTTGTCATCAACTATCAATTTGATGCTGCAGTAAGTTTTCGCGAGGGCCTGGCAAGAATAGAAAAACGAGGATATTCGGGCTTTGTAGATAAACAAGGTTGGCTAATTAAGCCTAAGTATATGGGAGTAGTCAGCTTTCGTGAAGGATTGGCCAGAGTAAAAAACGCGGCATTTTGGGGTTTTATAGATAAACGTGGCGACACAATCATACCCTTTAAGTATGAAAAAGCCTCTAGCTTTTATGAAGGGTTGGCAGGTGTGAAAAATGGAGGAAAGTGGGGGTTTATCAACAACAAAGGAAATATGGTGATTCCTCAAAAGTACGACAGAGCAGATGTACCCCGCAATGGTTTGATTAGGGTGAAGATGCAGGGAAAGTGGGGATTTATCAACAAAAAAGGAGAAGAAGTAATTTCTATTAAATACGAGTTTGTCAATGGTTTTAAATATGGACTTGCCAAAGTAAAATATAAAAACGAATGGATTTATATAGATAAAAATGGTACGGAGTATGTAGATTATTGA
- a CDS encoding WG repeat-containing protein codes for MMSKIRKAFICILVASFACTLTAENGFAQKNTKNPAKKDTTKKKKPLFVVIKPSLIPFRKDSLWGYADTNKRLRVKPQYSEALPLVGGMGRIRKGKKWGFVNKQGRVTIPPRYDRVNDFKGNVAMVESNLKWGFIDKRGKVVVPIKYDFVYDFSEGLAAIGLNGKLGFVNKRGQLVVPTVYDGASSFNEGLAAVGKIVNDQAKMGFVDKRGKLVIGFKYENVYDFNEGLALVYHNGKWGYINKNGIVVIPMQFELAYDFSEGLAKVNKNGKWGFINKKNREVIPYKYDESSHSYGTFKDGIIRVRLNGREGWIDRRGREMVALKYRDANDFSEELAAVNYNGKWGYVNKVGRVRIPLKFDKAQNFSEGLAAVRLRGKWGFVNHRGKVIIPFKYSRVKSFKEGVAEINIGGKKGFIDRKGKQYF; via the coding sequence ATGATGAGTAAAATTAGAAAAGCGTTCATTTGTATACTAGTAGCATCATTTGCATGCACACTAACCGCAGAAAATGGGTTTGCGCAAAAAAACACGAAAAACCCGGCCAAAAAAGATACCACCAAAAAGAAAAAACCTCTTTTTGTGGTTATCAAACCCTCATTAATTCCTTTCCGAAAAGACTCCCTATGGGGGTATGCTGATACCAACAAAAGACTAAGAGTAAAACCTCAATATTCAGAGGCGCTTCCTTTAGTAGGTGGAATGGGCAGAATCAGAAAAGGTAAAAAATGGGGTTTTGTCAATAAACAAGGGAGGGTTACTATTCCCCCAAGGTACGACCGGGTCAATGATTTTAAAGGCAATGTTGCGATGGTAGAGTCTAACCTTAAGTGGGGCTTTATTGATAAACGAGGCAAAGTAGTAGTGCCTATCAAATATGATTTTGTCTATGACTTTAGCGAAGGGCTTGCTGCCATTGGGCTCAACGGAAAACTAGGTTTTGTAAACAAAAGAGGGCAACTGGTTGTACCCACTGTTTATGACGGAGCCAGTAGCTTTAATGAAGGACTTGCTGCTGTAGGTAAGATTGTAAATGACCAGGCTAAGATGGGTTTTGTTGACAAGCGAGGCAAATTAGTGATAGGCTTTAAATACGAAAATGTTTACGACTTTAACGAAGGACTAGCACTGGTTTACCACAATGGTAAATGGGGCTATATCAACAAAAACGGCATTGTTGTAATTCCGATGCAATTTGAACTTGCTTATGACTTTAGCGAAGGCTTGGCAAAAGTAAATAAAAATGGTAAATGGGGTTTTATTAATAAGAAAAACCGCGAAGTAATTCCATACAAGTATGATGAGTCATCGCATAGTTATGGTACTTTCAAAGATGGTATCATTAGAGTAAGGTTAAACGGTAGAGAAGGTTGGATTGATCGCAGAGGTCGTGAAATGGTAGCGTTGAAATACCGTGATGCCAATGACTTTAGCGAAGAACTTGCTGCCGTAAACTACAATGGTAAATGGGGATATGTAAACAAAGTGGGGCGAGTAAGAATTCCATTGAAGTTTGACAAAGCCCAAAACTTTAGTGAAGGCTTGGCCGCAGTAAGGTTGCGAGGCAAGTGGGGGTTCGTAAACCATAGAGGAAAAGTAATCATTCCTTTTAAATACTCAAGAGTAAAAAGTTTTAAAGAAGGCGTAGCAGAAATTAACATTGGTGGCAAAAAAGGGTTTATTGACCGAAAAGGCAAGCAATACTTTTAG